In Flavobacterium sp. 83, the genomic window ACGGGACGAATCTTGCTTAATTTTTGTTTTGCTTCAATTGACATTGATTTAATTTTATTATAATCAAAATTCTCAGGGATTTTTACATCTTCCAAGCGTGTCAATTTATCTGCGTTGTTTCTTTCTTTTTCAATATAACCCGAATACTTTACTTGAATCTCGGCTTGTTCCAAAATCTCCTGATCCAAGTTGTTCTCCGCAACATAAGCTGCTACCTTTTCGAATTTCATGATGTCTTCCAAATCAATTTGCGGACGAGAAAAAACTTTGAACATCTTATCTCCCTGAGTAATCAGCGCCGTATCTTTTGATTCTAAAATAGGATTTGCTTCCGCAATCGAAACACTCGTTTCTTTGAAGAAAGCCACCATTTTTTCGGATTCATTTAGTTTGTGCTCCATTCTGCGCAAACGTGCTTCAGAAGCCAAACCAATTTCATGCGACATTGGCGTTAATCTAAAATCAGCATTATCCTGACGAAGCAACGTTCTGTATTCTGCACGAGAAGTGAACATTCTATAAGGCTCTTCTGTTCCTTTAGTAATTAAGTCATCAATTAAAACTCCAATATACGCTTCGTCTCTTTTTAAAATTAACGGTGCTTTTTCATGTACTTTTAAATGCGCATTTATTCCAGCCATCAATCCTTGAGAAGCTGCTTCTTCATATCCGGTTGTTCCGTTTATTTGTCCAGCGAAATACAATCCTTCAACAAGCTTTGTTTCCAAAGTATGTTTCAATTGTGTCGGTGGGAAATAATCATATTCGATTGCATAACCTGGTCTAAAAAATTTTACATTTTCAAAACCTACTACAGAACGCAGCGCTTTGAATTGAATATCCTCAGGAAGAGATGTAGAAAAACCATTTACATAAACCTCGCACGTATTCCATCCTTCTGGTTCTACAAATAATTGGTGTCTTTCTTTATCAGCAAAACGGTTAATTTTATCTTCAATTGAAGGACAATATCTTGGACCAAGACTTTTTATTCTGCCGTTAAACATCGGAGACCGATCAAAACCTTCTCTCAAAATGTCGTGAACATCGAGAGACGTATACGTCATGTGACACGATTTTTGAATAACCAACGGTGACGTTACATCTGAATACGAAAACTTATCTGGCTTAGCATCTCCTTTTTCTTCGTTCATTTTCGAATAATCTAAAGAACGTCCATCGACTCTCGGGGGCGTTCCTGTTTTCATTCTTCCTGCTTG contains:
- the mnmG gene encoding tRNA uridine-5-carboxymethylaminomethyl(34) synthesis enzyme MnmG — its product is MFLDEYDVIVVGAGHAGSEAAAAAANLGSKTLLVTMSLQNIAQMSCNPAMGGIAKGQIVREIDALGGYSGIVSDRTAIQFKMLNKSKGPAMWSPRVQSDRMRFAEEWRMMLEGTPNLDFYQEMVKGLIIENGKIKGIRTSLGVEIRSKAVVLTNGTFLNGLIHIGEKQFGGGRAGESAAYGITEDLVNAGFQAGRMKTGTPPRVDGRSLDYSKMNEEKGDAKPDKFSYSDVTSPLVIQKSCHMTYTSLDVHDILREGFDRSPMFNGRIKSLGPRYCPSIEDKINRFADKERHQLFVEPEGWNTCEVYVNGFSTSLPEDIQFKALRSVVGFENVKFFRPGYAIEYDYFPPTQLKHTLETKLVEGLYFAGQINGTTGYEEAASQGLMAGINAHLKVHEKAPLILKRDEAYIGVLIDDLITKGTEEPYRMFTSRAEYRTLLRQDNADFRLTPMSHEIGLASEARLRRMEHKLNESEKMVAFFKETSVSIAEANPILESKDTALITQGDKMFKVFSRPQIDLEDIMKFEKVAAYVAENNLDQEILEQAEIQVKYSGYIEKERNNADKLTRLEDVKIPENFDYNKIKSMSIEAKQKLSKIRPVTISQASRISGVSPSDVSVLLIYMGR